In Rhodamnia argentea isolate NSW1041297 chromosome 1, ASM2092103v1, whole genome shotgun sequence, the genomic window CTTGGTCCATCGATCCAAAAGATCAAGAGGGGATTCAAGGACTCAAAAACTCTCTTCCTACACCACCTCCAGGCATTATTAATGTGAACCGATTCGTATGGTTCAATTTCATCAGTGAAAACAACAAGTTTGTTGCCTGAGCTGAAGACCAAAGTCAAAAGAGATCCATAACTTATAAACCCCAGAGAAGAAACGACAGCCTTGAAAACAGTGAAAAGgcagcaaagaaaaagagaacaacCACAGAATGGGATCAGTTGATCCTTCTTTCCAACACAAATCTTAACATACCCCCATGGGCAAAATGGCCTCCAAGCAAATGCATATCTTAGACAGGCATGAGCAAACTCAAAAGTTATTTCCGAGTGCAGGGAGAAAAATGGATCGAACTCAATAAGACAATTAACTATTGTTTCTGCCTACCTGCAAGAATCAAAAACTGTTTGACTGACAAATTACTAGATTCCTAAGAAAATTGTTCAATTCTATCTAGCAATCAAAAGCAAAATTCAGATACAGCATTTAcatctttctttcttgaaaTGCAGTTTACTAACCACCAAGCATCGTGATCTTGTGTTCCCCAATGTCTCCTCAGCATTCAGCCGCATGTTCAGCGGAAAACCCCAATCCTGTTCCAAACCACATTTAAGCTCATTTAGCATAAGGAACATCTTTACACCAGCGCAGTGGATGACATGACGCTTGGATTTGGAAACAAGATTTAAGAGTAACCCTccagaggaaaatattttcttactcCATCTTACAATGTGGACTGGGAAGTGGCCCTGCACGTCTTTTTATTGTGGCCGAGACCTTTGCAGTTGCTGCACTGGAGTTGGCGTTTAATCAAGTCTACTGATTCAAACTGCTTCATCTTTGGTCGCCCAGGTGGCCGTTTGGTAGGAGGAGGAGTCACGGTAACAACTGCTTCAGCTGATTCACTCAAAACTGGCTTATCTACATTCGGGACGGGATTTATTGACTCGACGTAGGTAAGGCGGTAAGTTTCAACTGCGAAGTATCTGGAGCAGTAGTCATAAATGCTTCTATCCATGCACTCAAAGACGGCAATAGCATGGCAACAGGGCAAACCTGTAAGTTGCCATCCCTTACAGCTGCAGTCCCAATGATCGATATCGACAATATCAACAGTATCTCCACGAACTTCAAAGGTGCTACCTTCCGAGTGTAACACCTGAAGTGAATGCGACAGTGAAGCTTCCATTTGGAGCTTCTCCTCCTTAGATGGGGTTAACTTTGACACCCACTGACTGGATTCAACTCGGCGTGTATATAAGGATTCCATCATCCTTCCTCGCAAAGTATCAATCATCTGTGTGATCGGCAGTTCGTGTGCCTCTGATACCCAACTATAGAACTCTTGCCCGAAGTTTGATGTCATGTGGTCATACCTTGCTCCCGTGAAGAATGCATTCGCCCAATGCTCTGGCTCACTCTGTACAACCCAATTGTAAGCATCGGGAGATATACCCCTTATGTTCTCAACTGCATGCTGAAAACCCTCAAGCCTTGGCGCATGAGCTGCAGTATAAAAATCATTAATCATGAATCGCCTTGCTTCATGAGAAAACTGCCCCTTCAAATCCTTGTTAAGTTTTTCAACAAGATGGCGCAGGCAGTAGCCGTGGTAGCAGTTGTCAAATATCTCAGCCAGAGATTTCTTTAAACCATTCTGAAAATCTGCAACAAAAGTGATCTGCTGAGAGGTGGCAATTGCAGATTTCAGCTCTTGCAAAAACCAATGCCAGTTATCCTCATTTTCATCATCTACTACGGCAATAGCTACAGGAAAAATTCCGTCATCCCCATCAATAGATGTTGCAGACAAGAGCATTCCCTGGTATTTTGAGTTAAGAACTGTGCTATCAAGAAACAGGAGAGGGCGACAACCCTGTTGGAAACCGGATATTGAGGCATGAAATGAGACAAATAGACGGTGAAAGCTCGAGTCCTCCTTGGTCGTAAAGGTAGCGAAGCTGCCTGGATTCGTTTCCTTTATCTTATCacagaaaaagggcaaaagttTATAAGCCTCTTTATAGGAGCCTTGAAGCTGCTCCCTCGCAATTTCTTTTGCACGCCATGCTTGAGAATAATTCAATTGAATACCATACTCCCTCCGGATATCATCAGCAATGTCTTTTGGCCTATAATTTGGAGAAACTTTCAACTTTTCCTTTATAATGCTCCCAACCCAACCTCTTGTTGCCCGATATCCAGCTTTAACAGTGGCTCCTTCGCATGTATGTTCTGCATTCATTTTCTTGATGCAAACCAACTGAGTTGTTGCTAGCCTAGACGCATATATCCTCCATGGACAACCCTCGGACTTGCATTTTACGCTAACACGATGACTGTCATTCTTCTTATATCTGTAAGCAAAGCCGTGCGCAATCGAGTATTTATGCAAGGCTTCTCTGAACTCACTAAAGCTATTAAACCTTTGATCTATACCCGTGATGGTATTCTCCCACTGCAATGCAGCTCTACGATGCTGTTCATCACTGGAACCCGCGGGAATGCTGCATAAAGGGCGCCCGTCGCACACATCCAAGTCAAGCCGGTCGCTCATGTTGTCGTAGGCTGCATCAACAGGCACTACCAGAGGGACAACCTGCTCCGACACCGTCGTTCTGCTCGACCTGCATATCCAAGTGCCCCAAGTATCTCAGCATACGAGCTTTTAACACTTACAGCAATGATTATCATTGTTGGCTTCACTTCACAATGGAAAACATGACAATGCCCAGTTCAATCGCCACAACTCATcggaaaataaaagagagtcAGATTGACAACCCAGCTGAACAATATCGACCAGATAAACAGGACCCAGTAATTACTACCTACTAGCAGGCATGTTGGACAGATTTCGAGCCGCAGCTTCCTCCGACATTACGAACACATCGACGGTGCCGGAATCGCCAAGGAAGCTCACCATTCGTTGCAAGTCCTTATCTTTCGAGATCGTAATCAAAGTCTTCTTGTTACCCGGGAGGAAGTACTTGATCGTCATCGCGTCGGCGCCGCAATTGAACATCTCGGCGACCTCCGCCCGGAAGTCATTCAGCTGAGTCTGCTGATCGATATCGATCGCATACGCCTCGCCCCCATTGTAGGATAACGTCCCGTCCTGATCGGCCACGAACTCGCCCCCCGACTGGCATATCGCTATTACTTTCTTCGCCGCCATGACCGACACCAATCCAACAGCAAGAACGGCAAGATCAAAACCAGGGTGGGCTAGCAAAACCGCTCGTTAGGCCGCGATTTTTGCGATTCTGGGTAGCCGTAGGTGAAGTTCTCCATCGACCCTTTCGTtgaaacaagaagaagatgacgaagaagaagaggcgaaACCCTAGAGCTGAAGGACGAGGAAGACGGCGACTACGTTTCGGTTTTGGGCTCGTTTGTTGTTTTGAGCCTTTCCTTTGACTTTTGACTATTATAACATGATAAAAtggggaaaatttaaaataaaataaaaaaaaggcccgaagtgtctttttttcaataaaagcttgaagttgactttatttcaaaaaaggatttgaagtgCTTTTAGTAtctcaaataaatgcatgaagtgaatattattttaaataagggcataaagtgaTTATATGTCTCAAAAAAAGGCTTGGCCTCAAAGGCATTTccataatttatttctttttaattttttccttttttctatttctataaaaaaaaaaaccaaagaaagaaagctAGGTGAGAGGGctgccctcccgcttgtggccgTTGCCCCACCACCGGTGGGGTGACGGTGATGGATGTCGGGATTGCCGGTGCCTCAACGAGGGCTTGCGACCCCCCCGACCAAAGGCGAGGGTCATTTGGCCAGGCCATGACCTTTGTCGGACCGGAGCGACAGTCACCACCCTAGGCCG contains:
- the LOC115747803 gene encoding uncharacterized protein LOC115747803 isoform X1, coding for MAAKKVIAICQSGGEFVADQDGTLSYNGGEAYAIDIDQQTQLNDFRAEVAEMFNCGADAMTIKYFLPGNKKTLITISKDKDLQRMVSFLGDSGTVDVFVMSEEAAARNLSNMPASRSSRTTVSEQVVPLVVPVDAAYDNMSDRLDLDVCDGRPLCSIPAGSSDEQHRRAALQWENTITGIDQRFNSFSEFREALHKYSIAHGFAYRYKKNDSHRVSVKCKSEGCPWRIYASRLATTQLVCIKKMNAEHTCEGATVKAGYRATRGWVGSIIKEKLKVSPNYRPKDIADDIRREYGIQLNYSQAWRAKEIAREQLQGSYKEAYKLLPFFCDKIKETNPGSFATFTTKEDSSFHRLFVSFHASISGFQQGCRPLLFLDSTVLNSKYQGMLLSATSIDGDDGIFPVAIAVVDDENEDNWHWFLQELKSAIATSQQITFVADFQNGLKKSLAEIFDNCYHGYCLRHLVEKLNKDLKGQFSHEARRFMINDFYTAAHAPRLEGFQHAVENIRGISPDAYNWVVQSEPEHWANAFFTGARYDHMTSNFGQEFYSWVSEAHELPITQMIDTLRGRMMESLYTRRVESSQWVSKLTPSKEEKLQMEASLSHSLQVLHSEGSTFEVRGDTVDIVDIDHWDCSCKGWQLTGLPCCHAIAVFECMDRSIYDYCSRYFAVETYRLTYVESINPVPNVDKPVLSESAEAVVTVTPPPTKRPPGRPKMKQFESVDLIKRQLQCSNCKGLGHNKKTCRATSQSTLIGVFR
- the LOC115747803 gene encoding uncharacterized protein LOC115747803 isoform X2, giving the protein MAAKKVIAICQSGGEFVADQDGTLSYNGGEAYAIDIDQQTQLNDFRAEVAEMFNCGADAMTIKYFLPGNKKTLITISKDKDLQRMVSFLGDSGTVDVFVMSEEAAARNLSNMPASRSSRTTVSEQVVPLVVPVDAAYDNMSDRLDLDVCDGRPLCSIPAGSSDEQHRRAALQWENTITGIDQRFNSFSEFREALHKYSIAHGFAYRYKKNDSHRVSVKCKSEGCPWRIYASRLATTQLVCIKKMNAEHTCEGATVKAGYRATRGWVGSIIKEKLKVSPNYRPKDIADDIRREYGIQLNYSQAWRAKEIAREQLQGSYKEAYKLLPFFCDKIKETNPGSFATFTTKEDSSFHRLFVSFHASISGFQQGCRPLLFLDSTVLNSKYQGMLLSATSIDGDDGIFPVAIAVVDDENEDNWHWFLQELKSAIATSQQITFVADFQNGLKKSLAEIFDNCYHGYCLRHLVEKLNKDLKGQFSHEARRFMINDFYTAAHAPRLEGFQHAVENIRGISPDAYNWVVQSEPEHWANAFFTGARYDHMTSNFGQEFYSWVSEAHELPITQMIDTLRGRMMESLYTRRVESSQWVSKLTPSKEEKLQMEASLSHSLQVLHSEGSTFEVRGDTVDIVDIDHWDCSCKGWQLTGLPCCHAIAVFECMDRSIYDYCSRYFAVETYRLTYVESINPVPNVDKPVLSESAEAVVTVTPPPTKRPPGRPKMKQFESVDLIKRQLQCSNCKGLGHNKKTCRATSQSTL